CCATCGACTTCGACCCGGTGGTTCGACGAAGGAGTCACCGCGTTCGCGCCGACCGACCTCCCCATCGGGGACATCCTCAGGCAGCCATCACACGATGTCGGAGGACCTCGGAAGCGGGCGATTCTCGAAGCGCAGACCGTCGGACCGGACGCGCGGCGCCTCGCCGCGAGACCCGATTCGGAGATCATCGACGAGGTGGTTCATTACATGGAGATGGTCCATCCGGGGGTTCGTGAACATCAGGAAGGCGGAACGGTCTGGGCGTGGAGCCGCGATCCCTATGCGATGGGATGCGTCTCCTGGCCCGCTCCGGGAGATGTGCTGCGCTTCCTCGAGCCCCTGCAGCGTTCCTGGGGACGGGTGCACTTCGCCGGCGAGCACACGACCATCTTACGTTCGACGATGGAGGGGGCGATCCGTTCCGGTATCCGTGCTGCGCACGAAGTGAACGAGGCGTAATTTCGCAGATCGAATGCCTCCGGGTCAGGTCTGGTGTGGCCCCATTGTGCTGAAGGTGTGGCGCATTTCCCACTTCGCCCATTGCGCCATTTCGCCTATTTCCCGTAGCGTATGCATGGAGTGCGAAGGTTCGGACCATCGTCTAAGGAGGAGAGAAGACCATGACGACAAACTGTCCACAGTGCGAAGCACCCATCACGTTCTGGAGACATCTGAGGCAGCCGACGCCGTTCCGCTACCGATGTTCGTCCTGCAACACGAAATTTCGGCTCGAGACCCCTCGTATGAAGACGATCTTTCTCGCCGTATGTCTGCTCTTCGCCGTACTGGGAGCTACGTTCGTGATCGGCCTCCAGCAGTGGGGCGTGGGCTTCGGTATCGGCTTCGGGATAGTCATCATCGGCGTCCTGCTGGCCCTGGAAGTATGGGCGCAGCGGCTGATCACTGCCGGAGCGACATTCACGAAAATCGACGAGAAGCCGAAACGAACCGCCACCGACGCTCCCGGTGCGTAGGACCATCGGCGCGACTCTGACCGCCAAGCCCTACCCACGAGGAGCCGATCCAGATACGAGGTCGTCGGTTTTGTTGCTCGTGCGACCGGTCGAATAGTGGCGTCGAGACAGCCGGGCTGTTGAGGATGACCCGTAAGACCGAAGACCACGGGCATCATTCCGCGCGTAACCTGTTTCGGAATTCGTATTTCAGCTCGATGGCCCTGGCGACGCAGCGCAACCTGGAGCTTTCACGCCATGGACGACATCCGCCTTCGCGCGGCAGTCATCGAAGTGGCGCTGCATGGACTCGATCGGATCCAAAAAACGAAGGCCTGAACATCCCTCGGTTGAGTGCGCCTACGAGATCCCCTTCCCCCACTCCAGCACCTGGACCCTCACCTCGGCTCGTCCCGCGCTGATGAAGTCGAGCTGCTCCGCGGCGCGGCGCGAGAGGTCGAGCACAGGGCGGCTCGCCCTTTTGGGTTTGGCGAACGGACCGCGGTCGACCACGCGCACGTTCACCGACTTGTGGTTGCGAACGTTCGTCACCCGCAGAACGGTGCCGAACGGGTAGGCACGGTGCGCGGCGACCATCTGGTTCTGGCGAAACGGAATCCCGCTCGCGGTACGCCGGCCTTCGAACTTGTCGGCGTAGAACGTGGCCGTTCCGGTGATCTCTTCGAGAATCGCCGGCGAGAGCGCGTCGGCGATCGCGCCGGGGATGTCCGCCGGATTCGCGCTCGGGCGAGGCTGGGGCGGCGGTGCAGGCTCCTTTCGCAGGACCGGAAACTGGTCCTTCAGTTCCGCGAGCTTGTCGGAAGAGATCGTGCCCGTTGCCGCACTGGCTTCCGCAATGCTGTCGGCCTGGACCTCCGTCGGACCGTCACTTTCACATCCGAGCAGGGCTAGCCCGGCGGTACACACGACTGCTGCAAAAAGGCGCTTCAAGGGTCCTCCTTTGGACTAAGTTATTAAAAAGTAATACTTTCAAAGATCATTCCGAAAACGTAGGGAAGGGGGTCAACCGTCGCGGCCAGCCACTTGCTTCCTCTGGCTCGCGACGGACATCGACACGAAGGCAAGGCAATTCTACGAGCGCAACGGCTGGATCTGCTCCGGACCATATGGCGATTCCGAGCTCCGGTACGAACGACCGAATCGCTGACGGCCCGAAACTCCGTCGCACTCAAAAGCTGTCAAGGGGAGGAAATCACGTAAAGCCTCCTACCACGACTCTGGTGTTAGTTCTTTCGTGTCACTTCTCCACCAGGAATAGAAAGCACTTCTCCCGAGAAATGCATGGGAACCGAAAACGGAGGGCGTGGCCCCAATTGTTAATTGACAATTGTTGCCAGTCCCCAGGTGGTACCGGACCTGTGATGATCCGGATCTCAGATCCCGACAGATTTCGACGCTACAATCATTCCATGCTTCCGAATCTGAAGGTGCGCCGGGAGTTTCAGGATCGCTGCGCTAAATCATTCCTCCTCCTTGTCGCGGGAGTTCTGACCGCCGGCGCAGGTGCGTATTTCCTTTTCGCAGGTGACAGCGGGTTCGCTCTGCCCGTCGTTCTCGCGGGAATTGCAATCGCGGCGTGGGCAACCTATCTCCGGCGCTGCCCTGGGTGCGGGATCATGGTTACGGAATACGCGCCCCGCCAGTGCCCCGGATGTGAAACCGATCTGACACCAGTACCTGTTTCGCATCCCGATCGTGTGGACGTTCCCGCTCTGTACCGAAGGAACCGAAGGTTAGCCATCGGGTTGATGGTCGCAGCCATAGTGATCCTCGCTTCAGAGTCATTTCTCGCCTTCGGGTCTTCGGAGGCTGAGCTCAGCACCTTGCTACTGCCCGCGATCATCTCAATCATGCTGGGCATCGGTTCGGTCTTCGCCTACCGGTGTCCGGCGTGCCGCCAGATTCTGATGCGTCCTGGGAGCGGAAAAAGGATCGAACAGATGCGACTCCAGAGATTTAAGCCGGTGCCTTCCTGTCCCTTCTGCGGCATTGGCTATTAATGCCGTAAAGGTAAGTCAGGACCGAGCTGACCTCCCTTTCCGGGGGAGCACAGTGATTCAGAAGGGCAGGCAGAAGGATAGGAACCTCCGGCGGCGCGTCGATGAGGGCTTCGGTCTGCTTCCGGCAGGTGATCATTGTGGCACGCTGCGCGGGCTCATAAACTGGCTCGATGGCTGCCGAACCACCGGGAACTTTTCAGCAAATGCGTGCGAAAGTGGCCGGCGTGCTGATGCGCTTCGCGGCCTCGGGCATCGTACCCGCGCGCCTGTTTCTTCCTTCGCTGCCTGAAGAGCTTGCCCCGAAAATCGGGCGCCTGCGAATCGAGATCGTCAGCCATTGCTGGAACTACAATCAGTTTCTCGCCTACCAGCTCAGCTCGCTCGTCAACCACCCCCCGTCTGACGTGGCGGTCACTATGACTGTCTTCTATTCACCCGGAGACGAGGGGACGGCCGCGACGCTCGCATTCTTCGAGCAGATGAACGTCCCCGGCGTAACGTGGAACTGGCGCCCCCTCGACAAGTACTCGCTCTTCCGGCGAGCGATCGGGCGCAACATGGCTGCGAAGACCACCGAGGCCGACTGGATCTGGTTCACGGACTGCGACGTGATCTTTCACCAGGGGTGTCTCGATGCCCTCGGCGCGCAACTCCAGGGACGGCGCGACCGGCTGGTGTTCCCGCGAATCGAGCACTGCACGCCGCTGCTCGCCGATAACGATCCGCTGGTGTCGGCCGCAGTGGACGGACCGCGACTCGTCGAGATCGACACGAGCTTCTTCCATTCCCGGCTTCTCGACGTCGCCAAGGGTCCGGTTCAGATCACGCACGGTGATCTGGCCAGAGCCGTGGGATACTGCGAGTCGCTGAACGTCTATCAACGGCCCGAGCCGCGATGGAGCAAGGCGTGGGAGGACCGGGCTTATCGCTGGCTTCTCCGTACCGATGGAGCTCCGATCGACGTGCCGGGGGTGTACCGGATACGCCATTCGTCGAAGGGGCGGTACGGCAGGACCGGCCTTCTCCGAAAGGTGCGTGGCATGTCGAGACGTCTGCAGTCAGCGTGGCGAGACCGGCGCCTCGGTCATTAGGGAGACGAGATGAACCTGTTGGCGTATCTGAGAAAGCTCGACACGAAGCGACGCGACCGGAAGAAGAGACCCGAAATGAAAGCGTTTCGGGAAGCGGTCGAGCGGTTGAAGCCGGGCGACGTCGCAATCGACTGCGGCGCGAACGTCGGAAAGTACACGGTGGAGATGGCTCGGTCGGGAGCAACGGTCTATGCCTTCGAACCGAATCCGGCGGCCTATGAGGCGCTCGTCGCTGCCACGCGCGAATTCCCTCTCGTGAAGACGTTCCATGCGGCGGTCACGGCGACGCCCGGACCGGTACGGCTCTACCTGCACAAGTGGTCGGACGAGGATCCCGTCTACTGGTCGACCGGATCCTCGCTGATCGCACAGAAGAAAAACGTGCGGCGTGGGAAATCGATCGACGTCGAGGGGATCTCACTCTCCCGTTTCATCGTCGATCTCGACCGGCAGGTCCGGCTTCTCAAGATGGACGTCGAGGGGGCTGAGGTCGCAATCCTGAACGACCTTCTCGACCATGAGCTGCAGCATCGGATCGATGAAGCGTATGTCGAGGTCCACGACCGCAAGGTCGA
This genomic interval from Acidobacteriota bacterium contains the following:
- a CDS encoding FAD-dependent oxidoreductase: MVHYMEMVHPGVREHQEGGTVWAWSRDPYAMGCVSWPAPGDVLRFLEPLQRSWGRVHFAGEHTTILRSTMEGAIRSGIRAAHEVNEA
- a CDS encoding septal ring lytic transglycosylase RlpA family protein translates to MKRLFAAVVCTAGLALLGCESDGPTEVQADSIAEASAATGTISSDKLAELKDQFPVLRKEPAPPPQPRPSANPADIPGAIADALSPAILEEITGTATFYADKFEGRRTASGIPFRQNQMVAAHRAYPFGTVLRVTNVRNHKSVNVRVVDRGPFAKPKRASRPVLDLSRRAAEQLDFISAGRAEVRVQVLEWGKGIS
- a CDS encoding acetone carboxylase subunit gamma; this encodes MLPNLKVRREFQDRCAKSFLLLVAGVLTAGAGAYFLFAGDSGFALPVVLAGIAIAAWATYLRRCPGCGIMVTEYAPRQCPGCETDLTPVPVSHPDRVDVPALYRRNRRLAIGLMVAAIVILASESFLAFGSSEAELSTLLLPAIISIMLGIGSVFAYRCPACRQILMRPGSGKRIEQMRLQRFKPVPSCPFCGIGY
- a CDS encoding glycosyltransferase family 2 protein, which encodes MRAKVAGVLMRFAASGIVPARLFLPSLPEELAPKIGRLRIEIVSHCWNYNQFLAYQLSSLVNHPPSDVAVTMTVFYSPGDEGTAATLAFFEQMNVPGVTWNWRPLDKYSLFRRAIGRNMAAKTTEADWIWFTDCDVIFHQGCLDALGAQLQGRRDRLVFPRIEHCTPLLADNDPLVSAAVDGPRLVEIDTSFFHSRLLDVAKGPVQITHGDLARAVGYCESLNVYQRPEPRWSKAWEDRAYRWLLRTDGAPIDVPGVYRIRHSSKGRYGRTGLLRKVRGMSRRLQSAWRDRRLGH
- a CDS encoding FkbM family methyltransferase; amino-acid sequence: MNLLAYLRKLDTKRRDRKKRPEMKAFREAVERLKPGDVAIDCGANVGKYTVEMARSGATVYAFEPNPAAYEALVAATREFPLVKTFHAAVTATPGPVRLYLHKWSDEDPVYWSTGSSLIAQKKNVRRGKSIDVEGISLSRFIVDLDRQVRLLKMDVEGAEVAILNDLLDHELQHRIDEAYVEVHDRKVDDLAESTRELKKRLSELGVAHFRLDWR